The genomic window TTCGATGAACGCAAGGGCCGCATCGTTGAGTTGCGCTTTTTCGGCGGCCTGAGCATCGAAGAAACCGCCGAAGTCTTACAGGTCGCCCCCATCACCGTGATGCGCGAATGGAATAAAGCCAAAGCCTGGCTGTACCGCGAACTGAGCAAAACCTCTTAATTGCGGATTGCGGCCCAGCCCAAGCCTCTGCAATCTGCAATCCTACCGTTGCGGCGGGATTGAATAGGTCACGGTCGCGTGCGCAACGGGCTCGTCATCTCCCTCAGAAAACATCGTTACGTCTCCGACAGCCAGCCGCGCCCCAAGCTTGAGCAAGTTGGCCTGCGCCACGACATCGCCCGGCTGCGGTTTGCGCAAGAAATTGATATTCAGATTGGTCGTCACCGCCAAGGCCACCGGTCCAATGTGCGCCAACACCAGCAAATACATCGCCGTATCCGCCAGGGTCATTAACGCCGGACCTGAAATCGTCCCGCCGGGCCGCAATTGCTTTTCGTGATAATGCAACCGCACAACCAGCGTGCGGTCTTCGACCCGTTCAATGCGATAGGGCAGTGTTTTCATTTGCGGGAACTGTGCGGCGAGGAAGGCTTCAAGTTCGGCGGCGGTCATTTGCAGCATGGCGATCAATGTACAGCAGGCTGCCAGCTTGCTGCTGGCTTGGCAATTGCACCGATAAATCCGTGTGAACTGACCTTAAGCAACAGCGGGCTGCTAGCCTGCTGTTGCTTAAGGTCAGTGCTCTTTCACCTCAGAGTTGGAAAGCATGAAAGCGGCGGCCAGCAAAAACACCAGAATCCCCTGCACTAGCATAATGCGCGGCAGATAAATGCGTTCGGCCAGATAGCCCGTCACCAGCGCGCCCAGCGGCATGCCACCGCGAAAAGCGACCATGTAAATGCTCATCACACGTCCACGCATCTGATCGCTGACCAGCAATTGCACCAGTGAGGCAATCGAAGCGAAGACGCACATCATAAAAATGCCGCAGACAAAAATCGCCACGTAAGCCAGCCAGACCGAGGGCGCCAGCGAAAAGATAATGATCGTCAGGCCAAAGCCCATTTGCATGATCAGCGCGCGGCGGCCCTTGTTCGGCAAATTGCCGAGCGCCGCCATCACCAGCGCGCCCAGCACCGCGCCCGCGCCCGAAATCGAAATCATGATCGAATTGCCGTTGGCGCCCGTGTGAAAGATATTCTTGGCAAAGGCCGCGAAAAACGCCGTCATCTGCATCCCGAAAAACGTGCAGGAAAACGCCAGCAGCGTCAGCGAACGCAACCCTTCCTGATGCCAGACAAACGCAAGGCCCTCGCCCATCTCGCTCTTCATCCCGCCCGCCGGGGGGCGTGGGATGTGTTTGACGTTCAACGCCAGCAGCGACGCAATCACCGCCAGAAACGACAAGCCATTGATGCCGAAGCTGACCGACCCAGCCAGCAATTGATCGCTGATCCAAACGAAGGGTAACGCGCCCACCATCGGGCCGACGACGCGCGCCAGTTGGAACTGAATCGAATTGAGCGAGATGGCGTTCGGCAGGTCTTCTTTGGCGACCAGCATCGGAATCAGCGACTGATAGGCGGGGCCGCCAAACGCCTGTGCGCAACCGGCCATGAACGAAAGCGACAGCGCACTCCACACCAAAAACATCGTGGGCGCTTTGAAAAAGGCCAGTGCGGCCAGCGAAAACGCGCAGGTCAATTGCACCCATTGCGAAGCCAGCAAGATGCGCCGCCGGTCTACGCGATCGGCAATCACGCCGCCAATCAGCGTAAACAGCAAAATCGGCGCGGTGCTCAAAAATCCATTCAAACCCAAATAGCGTGTTTTGTTGGTGAGCGTCAACAGCACCCAACTCAACGCCGCTTCTTGCAACCAGGTGCCCGCGCTGGACGTGAACGCGCCGAACCACAGCAAGCGAAAATCGCGGTAGGCAAAGGCGCGAAAGACCTTGCCCAGCTTGCCGGGTTGCTGCGCGGGGGGCGCAGTCGCCGCCGGAGCAGTCACTGGTTCAGTAGCGGGAGCGGGTGTTGACATTGGGAAAGGATGAAGGATGAAGGATGAAGGATGAGGGATGAAGGATGAATCGGACACCAGGACGAGTGCGTTCACTTCATCCTTCATCCCTCATCCTTCAGCCTTCCTTTTAGTTGGTCACGTCGTGCGTGCGGCTCTCTTCGCGGACAGGCTCGTAAATCTTCATCCAGTCGTCGTGCGCCGGATGTTTGGCATAAGCGTCGAACGCCGCTTGATCTTTGAATTCCATCGCAAAGACGGTGCCGCCATCGGCATACGGCTGGACTTTGATCTTCTTGACCCAGACGTTGGTAATGCCCGGAATTTTCGCCGCCATCGTTTTGACGCCGTCAAGCGCGGCCTGCTGTTGGGCCGGGGTGGAATCAGCTTTCCACTTGACGGTGACGACGTGCAGGATGGTTTTCGGCTGGCCGAATTTGTTCTGGCCCAGGCTGACGCCGAGCGCGAAAACAGCGAGCAAGGCGCTGGCCAACAAAGTACGACGAATCGTGGTATTCACAGTTGCTGCTTCTCCTTTTGGATATGGTTGATTGGACTGGTTGAAATCGCGGTTGACCCTTTGCACCCGCCAACAGGGCAAACATTTGTCGGGTCAAGCCTGAGCATACTACTATGCCGCTTCCGACCGGCTCAACCCGGATTTACTTTCAGGAGACAACCGCCATGAATAAAAGCAAGTTTTTACAGGGCAAGCGCATCGCGCCCACGCCCATCACCAAAGACACCACCCTCGTTGAATTGCTCGAAAATACTTTCCAGGCTTACAACGCCGCCCGTTTGCGCGAAGGCGCGCAGCTTTTTGCCGAACGCATGCTCGGCGACAACGTCACCATCGGCATGACGCTGACCGGCGCGCTCACACCCGCCGGGTTGGGCATCTCCACCATCATTCCGTTGCTCGAAGCCGGGTTCGTGGATTGGATCATTTCCACCGGCGCGAATCTGTACCACGACACACACTTCGGTTTGGGATTAGCGATGCATCGCGGCAACCACACGATCAGCGACATCGTGTTGCGCGATGAAGGCGTCGTGCGCATCTACGACATCTTTTTCGATTACGAAGTCCTGCTTTCGACCGACGCCTTCTTCCGCGAAATCATCCGCGCCGAAGAGTTCCAGCGCGAGATGTCCACGGCAGAGTTTCATTATCTCTGCGGCAAATACGTCGCCGAACGCGAGCGCGTGCTAGGCCTCACGAATCAATCGGTGCTCTCGGCGGCCTATCATTACGGCGTGCCGGTTTACACCTCTTCGCCCGGCGACAGTTCGATTGGGATGAATGTGGCGGCCATGGAATTGCAAGGCGGCAAGCTGCGGCTGAATCCTTCGGCGGATGTGAACGAGACGGCGGCGCTGGTGCTGGCGGCCAAGCGCGGCTTTGCAGGTGAAGGCGGCCAATCCGGCATTTTCATCTGTGGCGGCGGCAGCCCGAAAAACTTTGCCCTGCAAACCGAACCGCAGATTCAGGAAGTGCTCGGCATCGAAGAGAAAGGCCACGATTACTTTTTGCAGATCACCGACGCCCGCCCCGATACCGGCGGCCTGAGCGGCGCGACACCCAGCGAAGCCGTCAGTTGGGGCAAAATTGATCCCGACCAATTGCCCGGCACCGTGGTGTGTTATGTGGATTCAACCGTCGCGCTGCCATTGATTACGGCGTATGCGCTCGCCAAACGTGAGCCGCGTCCGTTGAAACGACTGTACGACCGCCGCGCAGAGATGATGGGCTTGCTGAAAAGCGAATACGCAAAATCAGAACGTCGTTAAAATAACCCGGCAAAGACAGAGACAGGATTAACAGGATTAGCGGGATTAACAGGAACGAGCCAAAACACGTTCAGTACACGAGAAACTAAGTTATCTCGTGTTTTGAAAATTGTTTTTGCCGCGTTAGCGGCGGTTGAATTTAGCCGTGGGTTTTCAACCCACGGTATCCGCGCCACAAGCCCGCGTCGCGTCAGCGACGCTTGAATGGTCGCGTGTTTCAAGCGTCGCTGACGCGACGCGCAATTGATTGTGCGCTGCCCGTGGGTTGAAAACCCACGGCTAAATTCAACCGCCGCTCTGCGGCGAAGAGGTAAATGCCAGAAAATTTAGTTTTTCTTGTATTCAGCCTGTCCTATCCAGTTAATCCTGACAATCCTGTCAGAACTTCCTTCACCCCTGACCGCGCAAGCTGGGCAAGCCGACACCCGCCGCGTCAAATCCGCCATCCACCGCCAGCGTCTGCCCGTTGATAAAACTGGCCGCCTCGCTGCACAAAAACACCACGGCATCGGCAATCTCATGCACCGTGCCGTAACGCGCCAACGGAATCGCATCGCGGTAACTTGTGCGAATATCCGCCGAGTGTACCTGCTGCGCCATCGCCGTCTCGACCGGCCCAGGCGCGATGCAATTGACGCGAATCCCGGCGTCGCCTAGTTCGACCGCCTGCTGTTTCGTCAGATGAATCAGCGCCGCCTTGCTTGTCCCATACGCCACCCGCAACGTGCTCGCCCGTACACCCGAAATCGAAGCGATATTCACCACCGCCCCACCGCCGTGGCCAAGCATGACCGGCGCGCACGCCTGCGTCATCAAAAACGGCCCCGACAGATTTGTCGCCAGAATGCGCGTCCAATCGTCAAACGTCGTTTCGAGAATCGGTTTGAAAACGGCTACGCCCGCGTTATTCACCAACGCGTCAATCCGCCCAAAGTGCGCCGCGATTTTGGCGACGCTCTCTTGCACCTGCGCCGGATCGGACACATCGCCCACCACCGGCAAGACGCCCGCGTGCCCGCGCCACGCCTCCGCCGTTTGCGCCAGCGTCTCGGCGTCAATGTCGAGCAGGGCGACGCGGTAGTTTTCTGCGAGGAGCTTTTGGGCGATGGCGAGACCGATGCCGCGGGCGGCTCCAGTGACGAGGGCGACTTTGTTGGTGTTGTTCATCTCGGATTGTTTCAGTTCGAACTCTTTTTGCGGCGACTTGCGCCCGGCAGCCGGGAGTTGCAACTCACCAGCGACACTGGTGAAAACCTGCAACCCGCCTGGTCGCCCGCTGGCAAGCAGATCGTCTATCATGCGCGTCAACGCGGCGGGCTTTGGGTAATCTCAACGCCCGCCGCGTTAACGCGGCAACTGACCGAATTCGGCTCGCGTCCGGCGTGGTCGCCGCGCGGCGATCAGATTGTCTATGAATTTGCGGAAATGACCAACAATATCTGGCTGATGGAACTGAAATAGACAGGAGCAACCCAATGCAATTCGATCTCAATGAAGCTATCGCCGTGCTCGAACGCACGCCTGCCCTTTTACAAGTTTGGCTGAATGGCCTGCCCGGCGCTTGGACTGTAACCAATGAAGGCCCAGAAACCTGGAGCCCTTACGTCGTGCTCGGCCAT from Acidobacteriota bacterium includes these protein-coding regions:
- a CDS encoding MFS transporter: MSTPAPATEPVTAPAATAPPAQQPGKLGKVFRAFAYRDFRLLWFGAFTSSAGTWLQEAALSWVLLTLTNKTRYLGLNGFLSTAPILLFTLIGGVIADRVDRRRILLASQWVQLTCAFSLAALAFFKAPTMFLVWSALSLSFMAGCAQAFGGPAYQSLIPMLVAKEDLPNAISLNSIQFQLARVVGPMVGALPFVWISDQLLAGSVSFGINGLSFLAVIASLLALNVKHIPRPPAGGMKSEMGEGLAFVWHQEGLRSLTLLAFSCTFFGMQMTAFFAAFAKNIFHTGANGNSIMISISGAGAVLGALVMAALGNLPNKGRRALIMQMGFGLTIIIFSLAPSVWLAYVAIFVCGIFMMCVFASIASLVQLLVSDQMRGRVMSIYMVAFRGGMPLGALVTGYLAERIYLPRIMLVQGILVFLLAAAFMLSNSEVKEH
- a CDS encoding SDR family oxidoreductase, whose protein sequence is MNNTNKVALVTGAARGIGLAIAQKLLAENYRVALLDIDAETLAQTAEAWRGHAGVLPVVGDVSDPAQVQESVAKIAAHFGRIDALVNNAGVAVFKPILETTFDDWTRILATNLSGPFLMTQACAPVMLGHGGGAVVNIASISGVRASTLRVAYGTSKAALIHLTKQQAVELGDAGIRVNCIAPGPVETAMAQQVHSADIRTSYRDAIPLARYGTVHEIADAVVFLCSEAASFINGQTLAVDGGFDAAGVGLPSLRGQG
- a CDS encoding Dabb family protein, whose product is MNTTIRRTLLASALLAVFALGVSLGQNKFGQPKTILHVVTVKWKADSTPAQQQAALDGVKTMAAKIPGITNVWVKKIKVQPYADGGTVFAMEFKDQAAFDAYAKHPAHDDWMKIYEPVREESRTHDVTN
- a CDS encoding PaaI family thioesterase, with translation MLQMTAAELEAFLAAQFPQMKTLPYRIERVEDRTLVVRLHYHEKQLRPGGTISGPALMTLADTAMYLLVLAHIGPVALAVTTNLNINFLRKPQPGDVVAQANLLKLGARLAVGDVTMFSEGDDEPVAHATVTYSIPPQR
- a CDS encoding deoxyhypusine synthase; protein product: MNKSKFLQGKRIAPTPITKDTTLVELLENTFQAYNAARLREGAQLFAERMLGDNVTIGMTLTGALTPAGLGISTIIPLLEAGFVDWIISTGANLYHDTHFGLGLAMHRGNHTISDIVLRDEGVVRIYDIFFDYEVLLSTDAFFREIIRAEEFQREMSTAEFHYLCGKYVAERERVLGLTNQSVLSAAYHYGVPVYTSSPGDSSIGMNVAAMELQGGKLRLNPSADVNETAALVLAAKRGFAGEGGQSGIFICGGGSPKNFALQTEPQIQEVLGIEEKGHDYFLQITDARPDTGGLSGATPSEAVSWGKIDPDQLPGTVVCYVDSTVALPLITAYALAKREPRPLKRLYDRRAEMMGLLKSEYAKSERR
- a CDS encoding PD40 domain-containing protein translates to MFQFELFLRRLAPGSRELQLTSDTGENLQPAWSPAGKQIVYHARQRGGLWVISTPAALTRQLTEFGSRPAWSPRGDQIVYEFAEMTNNIWLMELK